Proteins encoded in a region of the Zea mays cultivar B73 chromosome 2, Zm-B73-REFERENCE-NAM-5.0, whole genome shotgun sequence genome:
- the LOC103648234 gene encoding protein FAR1-RELATED SEQUENCE 5-like, which translates to MTGGCCLPRLPSDGCAMDISSSSGLAANIEADQLICPLDGDREVVGYENDEINVVAVEHGDEDAQGTQVANKIQQTSFVPEVGMAFESENSAYEMYNSYAGKIGFSIRKGTTKHRPDGSLYMKHLVCSNEGFGKSESSKGITRTGCGARVQFSVSKEGIWIVQKIIVDHNHYLASPNKKKNLRSQRRVTEADRKLIGQIREAGMRPAQVYEFMKEFYGGADKVPYSRMDCNNEIGRERKKYLESNDAQTLCNYLKNKQREDPTFFYAIDIDQEDGPNKGRIANFFWADGQSIVDYRCFGDAVSFDTTFQANKFEMPFAPILGTNHHKQTIIFGAALLFDETIPSFVWLFETFLTAMSGKHPSTIFTDQDAAMAGAISYVFPNTSHRLCIWHIYLNAAKHLGHIIQKHKEFLPAFKSCVYEDRSEFCFNKKWMELLQEYHLEENEWVSNLYNLRKKWAIVYRDSFTADMTSTQRSEGMNNVFKRRFRRKLGLSELLVECEKVSASLRENEVNADFHSRRKILVAYNPKLPMLKTAAESYTRRMYLEFETEFKDQFLLIGRLLRTEGSILTYMVMNVQSDHVLGATVVFNIEDLAVTCSCRKYESIGILCKHALKVFNINDVFVLPSQYILNRWTKYAKREISVNKQGTENENLTTQAARISRKATSIALKCSLSKELLDDLEKAIDKLDLDADNSICKVQEKANEVPTVFTECCTDTITGKISFRAPPVVKGPKNKRSTTSLEKRKGKKKSGNKKGDAQNSTTENSHEASDMFVHPSTVAIPTIQGGYVNATMPHFNMYLSSSEMDAQGVQGGYTSLLLGVDQGAASVVKKLQFDGLPNNENI; encoded by the exons ATGACCGGTGGCTGCTGTCTTCCTCGATTGCCAAGTGACGGTTGTGCCATGGATATTTCCTCATCCTCAGGTCTAGCAGCCAACATAGAGGCCGATCAACTCATCTGTCCACTTGATGGAGATCGTGAAGTCGTCGGGTACGAGAACGACGAGATAAATGTAGTTGCCGTGGAACATGGAGATGAAGACGCACAAGGAACTCAG GTCGCTAATAAAATTCAACAAACTTCATTTGTTCCAGAAGTTGGAATGGCTTTTGAATCAGAGAATAGTGCTTATGAGATGTATAACAGTTATGCTGGTAAGATTGGATTTAGTATTAGAAAAGGTACAACAAAACACCGGCCAGATGGTAGTTTATATATGAAACATTTAGTTTGCAGTAATGAAGGATTTGGGAAAAGTGAGTCATCGAAGGGCATAACAAGGACAGGTTGTGGTGCTCGTGTTCAATTCAGTGTTAGTAAAGAAGGGATTTGGATAGTGCAAAAGATTATAGTAGATCATAATCATTATCTTGCTAGTCCAAATAAGAAGAAAAATTTAAGATCCCAACGACGTGTCACAGAAGCAGACAGAAAGCTAATTGGACAGATACGAGAAGCTGGGATGAGACCTGCCCAGGTGTATGAGTTCATGAAAGAATTTTATGGAGGAGCTGACAAAGTGCCATACTCGAGGATGGACTGCAACAATGAGATTGGTCGTGAGCGCAAGAAATACTTAGAATCTAATGATGCACAAACACTATGCAACTACTTGAAGAATAAGCAACGTGAGGATCCTACATTTTTCTATGCAATTGATATAGATCAGGAAGATGGACCCAATAAAGGTCGTATAGCTAATTTCTTTTGGGCAGATGGTCAGTCTATCGTGGATTATAGATGCTTTGGTGATGCTGTGTCATTTGACACCACCTTTCAAGCTAATAAGTTTGAAATGCCTTTTGCTCCAATCCTTGGTACAAATCATCACAAGCAAACCATAATTTTTGGAGCTGCACTTTTATTTGATGAAACAATTCCATCATTTGTTTGGCTCTTTGAAACTTTTTTAACAGCAATGTCAGGCAAGCATCCGAGCACAATTTTCACTGATCAAGACGCGGCCATGGCAGGTGCAATTTCTTATGTATTCCCAAacacaagccatcgtctttgtatATGGCATATTTATCTTAATGCTGCTAAACATCTCGGACATATAATTCAAAAGCATAAGGAGTTCCTACCTGCTTTTAAGAGTTGTGTCTATGAAGACAGATCAGAGTTTTGCTTCAATAAGAAGTGGATGGAGTTGTTGCAGGAGTATCACCTTGAGGAAAATGAATGGGTCTCAAACTTATATAATTTGAGGAAAAAATGGGCTATTGTATACCGTGACTCTTTTACAGCTGACATGACCTCTACCCAAAGGAGCGAAGGAATGAATAATGTCTTTAAGAGAAGATTTCGAAGAAAGCTTGGTCTTTCGGAGCTCCTTGTTGAATGTGAGAAAGTAAGTGCTAGTCTTCGCGAAAATGAGGTGAATGCAGATTTTCATTCACGTAGAAAAATCCTAGTTGCTTACAACCCAAAGTTACCTATGTTGAAGACTGCAGCTGAATCATATACAAGGAGGATGTATTTGGAGTTTGAGACAGAATTTAAAGATCAATTTTTATTAATTGGTCGGTTGTTAAGAACTGAGGGATCAATCTTAACATATATGGTTATGAATGTACAATCCGATCATGTTCTTGGAGCAACAGTTGTATTCAACATTGAAGATTTGGCTGTCACATGTTCTTGCAGAAAATATGAATCCATAG GTATATTATGCAAGCATGCCCTGAAAGTCTTCAACATAAATGATGTTTTTGTTTTGCCATCACAATATATACTGAATAGATGGACAAAATATGCAAAACGTGAAATTTCTGTTAATAAACAAGGaacagagaatgaaaatttgacaaCCCAAGCAGCACGTATCTCACGGAAGGCGACATCTATTGCATTGAAGTGTTCACTATCAAAAGAGCTTCTTGATGATTTGGAGAAAGCCATAGATAAGCTGGACCTGGACGCAGATAATTCTATATGCAAGGTGCAAGAAAAAGCTAATGAGGTTCCTACAGTTTTTACTGAGTGCTGTACAGATACAATAACAGGTAAAATATCATTTAGAGCTCCCCCTGTGGTAAAAGGCCCAAAAAATAAACGATCAACCACATCGCTTGAAAAGAGAAAAGGGAAGAAAAAAAGTGGTAACAAGAAAG GAGATGCTCAAAATAGTACAACTGAAAACAGCCATGAAGCCTCTGATATGTTTGTTCATCCTTCAACTGTGGCAATTCCAACGATCCAGGGTGGTTATGTTAATGCCACAATGCCACACTTTAATATGTATTTGAGTTCTTCAGAAATGGATGCTCAGGGTGTACAAGGAGGATACACAAGTCTTTTACTTGGAGTTGATCAAGGTGCTGCTTCAGTAGTTAAGAAGTTGCAGTTTGATGGATTGCCAAATAACGAGAATATCTGA
- the LOC100501605 gene encoding Protein SEEDLING PLASTID DEVELOPMENT 1, with product MLRALNPSPSQLRARPACRAAPRRRPRGAWARPRAAAVPQQPPVRRPSGDRLRAPSRGAAAADQLPAPDVGAAAPGARGELEAFLEIVPARMRRGLARHQELRDLVEVIMDLGRRPIARFPSGDWAISDQPVTADDLRQAVAKVGDFSEDNRSGINHSLHRISAIRNRKAQIIGLTCRVGRAISGSAEMIRDLVVSGGSILVIGPPGVGKTTLIREIARILADEGKKRVIIVDTSNEIGGDGDVPHSGIGRARRMQVPKVTMQHNVMIEAVENHMPEVIVIDEIGTELEAMAATTIAQRGVQLVGTAHGVTIESIIKNPCLQMLVGGIESVTLGDEEAKKRKVQKTILERKGPPTFLCAVEMISKTECRVHHRLDATVDAILAGKPPKFEARKMHNKSTEFEMPLVIPDREYEIESLPLYQEVMVTRSLSSDGNFSDDFAASRQTKSKSMPSEDNFGDNFVYTRKAKGNKPVHGKSLVQVYTYQISEADILQVATMMGFDDELDVTDDIGAADVILASSSEMKQNPWIHNVAKYHKLPIFVVKTNTMAQIVKAIRMIVGRDNTSSSKQPEVMEGEIEIEDDAPKRKPSLEEIDALEEARLAIEYIVIPGGEPVELLPRCSEIVARQLELVESYQLLAETFGSDSNSRLQILPMKITKRGSSKDNGASKPTKQTGSDLIVSENGGGSSFSRLPFLPK from the exons ATGCTCCGGGCGCTCAACCCGTCCCCGTCCCAGCTCCGCGCGCGTCCGGCGtgccgcgccgcgccgcgccggcGCCCGCGCGGGGCCTGGGCGCGCCCCCGTGCCGCGGCGGTCCCGCAGCAGCCGCCGGTGCGCCGGCCCTCCGGAGACCGGCTGCGCGCGCCGTCacggggcgccgccgccgccgaccagCTGCCGGCGCCTGATgttggcgcggcggcgcccggggCGCGGGGCGAGCTGGAGGCGTTCCTGGAGATTGTGCCCGCGAGGATGCGGCGCGGGCTGGCGCGGCACCAGGAGCTGCGGGACCTCGTCGAGGTCATCATGGACCTCGGCCGCCGCCCGATCGCGCGGTTCCCGTCCGGGGACTGGGCCATCTCCGACCAGCCCGTCACCGCCGATGACCTCCGCCAGGCCGTCGCCAAG GTAGGTGACTTCTCTGAGGACAACCGATCTGGGATCAATCACTCGTTGCACCGGATCAGCGCTATCCGGAACCGGAAAGCTCAAATCATAGGCCTCACTTGCCGTGTTGGTCGAGCTATATCTGGCAGTGCAGAGATGATCCGGGACCTTGTGGTGAGTGGTGGTTCAATATTGGTGATTGGACCTCCTGGAGTTGGGAAAACCACTCTGATCAG GGAAATAGCTAGAATTTTGGCAGATGAAGGTAAGAAACGTGTGATCATAGTGGACACATCTAATGAAATAGGAGGTGATGGGGATGTACCTCACTCTGGCATTGGACGTGCTAGGAGAATGCAAGTTCCCAAAGTTACTATGCAGCACAAC GTAATGATCGAAGCAGTTGAAAATCACATGCCGGAAGTAATTGTTATCGATGAGATTGGTACAGAACTTGAGGCAATGGCAGCTACCACTATTGCTCAGAGAGGTGTTCAACTAGTTGGAACTGCTCATGGTGTGACAATCGAGAGCATAATTAAAAATCCTTGTTTGCAAATGCTCGTTGGAGGGATTGAG AGTGTGACTCTTGGTGATGAGGAAGCAAAAAAGCGGAAGGTGCAGAAAACCATTCTCGAGAGAAAAGGACCCCCAACATTTTTATGCGCTGTTGAGATGATATCGAAAACTGAATGTCGAGTTCATCACAGGTTAGATGCCACAGTGGATGCTATTCTTGCAG GGAAGCCTCCTAAGTTTGAAGCTCGCAAGATGCATAATAAGTCTACCGAGTTTGAAATGCCGTTGGTGATACCTGATAGAGAGTATGAAATAGAATCACTGCCACTCTATCAGGAAGTTATGGTCACGAGGTCATTATCATCAGATGGCAACTTCAGCGATGATTTTGCTGCATCCAGGCAAACAAAAAGCAAGAGTATGCCATCAGAAGATAATTTTGGTGATAATTTTGTTTATACAAGGAAAGCAAAAGGGAATAAACCTGTGCATGGAAAGTCTCTAGTCCAAGTATACACATACCAG ATTTCAGAAGCTGATATTTTACAAGTAGCAACAATGATGGGATTTGATGATGAACTAGATGTAACAGATGACATTGGAGCAGCTGATGTGATTCTTGCATCGAGTTCTGAAATGAAGCAGAATCCTTGGATTCATAATGTTGCCAAATACCACAAGCTTCCCATATTTGTTGTCAAG ACTAATACGATGGCTCAAATAGTTAAGGCTATCAGAATGATTGTTGGAAGGGACAACACATCATCAAGTAAGCAGCCTGAGGTTATGGAGGGAGAGATAGAGATTGAGGATGATGCTCCGAAACGTAAGCCATCTTTGGAGGAAATTGATGCCTTGGAG GAGGCTCGTCTTGCAATCGAGTACATCGTTATTCCAGGTGGGGAGCCAGTTGAGCTCCTCCCAAGATGTTCAGAAATAGTTGCTCGGCAGCTGGAGCTCGTAGAGAGCTACCAGCTACTTGCTGAAACCTTTGGAAGTGACTCCAATTCTAGGTTACAGATTCTCCCCATGAAAATAACCAAGAGGGGTTCTAGTAAAGACAATGGAGCATCAAAGCCCACTAAACAAACCGGATCAGATTTGATCGTCAGTGAGAATGGTGGTGGCTCAAGTTTTTCTCGGCTGCCATTTCTGCCAAAGTGA